Proteins encoded within one genomic window of Amorphoplanes friuliensis DSM 7358:
- a CDS encoding outer membrane protein assembly factor BamB family protein — protein sequence MSVIELGLVTADAPEPPAPDWRHQLPRFGAGAVAVLCALTLTGSVPPRSQAPLPLWSVGLDVSVSSSFAMMNDGLYVLAGAEDQRRLTRYDPRTGATRWSVPVARLATTLSFIRSGVIQLPVEREPVIEWQEDGSRVSRTSGQETVGIDTATGQQLWTLPGDLSFTRDGRAVIADWDDTGAALRSLRVVDVHSGATVWTHPGRGLRTWAVPDDTAAGLLVTAANDGQVEVRDLAGGRLVTSRRLPQLAGASRDDTSADLGVAGDVVLTQDVDGGKATLKAYDTMTMRELWHLGADRFQGFFGCAPVLCITTEAGTSGHDLATGQKLWQREGGGLSISLSDGVLMDQGEDASRSILVDTGTGRTIIDLEAGGVAWNDSDRNEPVAVLLPTRAPPGNTAVGRLDQRTGRVTWRGLIDPVESFACRAAGTLMACTTGTQLSVLDLAP from the coding sequence GTGAGCGTCATCGAGCTCGGGCTGGTCACGGCCGACGCTCCCGAACCACCCGCACCTGACTGGCGGCATCAGCTGCCGCGGTTCGGGGCGGGTGCCGTCGCGGTCCTCTGTGCGCTCACGCTCACCGGTTCGGTGCCACCCCGGTCGCAGGCGCCGCTCCCGCTCTGGAGTGTCGGCCTCGACGTCAGTGTCTCCAGTTCCTTCGCCATGATGAACGACGGTCTCTACGTCCTCGCCGGTGCGGAGGACCAGCGCCGGCTCACCCGGTACGACCCGCGTACCGGCGCCACCCGCTGGAGTGTGCCGGTGGCGCGGCTGGCGACCACGCTGAGTTTCATCCGGTCCGGCGTGATCCAGCTTCCGGTCGAGCGCGAACCGGTGATCGAGTGGCAGGAGGACGGCAGCCGGGTCAGCCGCACCTCCGGGCAGGAGACCGTCGGCATCGACACGGCCACCGGACAGCAGCTCTGGACGCTGCCGGGTGATCTCTCGTTCACCCGGGACGGACGGGCCGTGATCGCCGACTGGGACGACACCGGCGCCGCCCTGCGCTCGCTGCGGGTGGTGGACGTGCACAGCGGTGCCACCGTCTGGACCCACCCGGGTCGCGGGCTGCGGACCTGGGCGGTTCCCGACGACACGGCCGCCGGGCTGCTGGTCACCGCCGCGAACGACGGGCAGGTCGAGGTCCGGGACCTGGCCGGCGGCCGGCTGGTGACCTCACGCCGGCTGCCGCAACTGGCCGGGGCGAGCCGGGACGACACCTCGGCCGACCTCGGCGTCGCCGGTGACGTCGTGCTGACGCAGGACGTGGACGGCGGGAAGGCCACGCTGAAGGCGTACGACACGATGACGATGCGCGAGCTCTGGCACCTCGGCGCCGACCGGTTCCAGGGCTTCTTCGGCTGCGCACCGGTCCTCTGCATCACCACCGAGGCCGGGACGTCGGGCCACGATCTGGCCACCGGGCAAAAGCTCTGGCAGCGCGAGGGCGGCGGCCTGTCCATCTCGTTGAGCGACGGTGTCCTCATGGACCAGGGTGAGGACGCGTCCCGGTCGATCCTGGTCGACACCGGCACCGGCCGGACGATCATCGACCTGGAGGCAGGCGGTGTCGCGTGGAACGACAGCGACAGGAACGAGCCGGTCGCCGTGCTGCTCCCGACCCGCGCCCCGCCGGGGAACACCGCGGTCGGCCGGCTCGACCAGCGCACCGGCCGGGTGACGTGGCGGGGCCTGATCGATCCGGTGGAGAGCTTCGCCTGCCGGGCCGCGGGCACCCTGATGGCCTGCACCACGGGCACTCAGCTCTCGGTCCTCGACCTGGCGCCGTAG
- a CDS encoding outer membrane protein assembly factor BamB family protein, with the protein MSSVIELGLIPGDAPEPPARPRRLRVPPRTGVVVVAVLCALTLTGSALPRSRAPLPLWSIRLDVSVASSFAVTGDGVYVLTGTSQGRRLTAYDRRTGVSRWSVPVARLASSFGLVRAGVIQLAVEPEPAVEWQQDGSRVSRTTGRRTIGIDAATGRQLWMLPGDLSFTRDGLAVAADWDETGSVLLSLRIVDVRSGATVWTHPARGLSSWGLSDTIAASRVVTAAPDGRVEVRDLADGRLVTSRVLPQLTRTGPDDAPADLGVAGDLVLLKEQEALTAHDATTLRERWRLGTERFQGSYGCAPILCVTSDSGTAGVDPATGRQLWRRPGSGLSIDLGAGVVLDQGNDGSRSALIDTATGRTLVDLGSGGVAWNDGEAVEPLPVLLPTRDPAGRTAAGRLDQRTGRVTWLGTIDPVGSFACRSAGAIMACVTGFELTVIDLAP; encoded by the coding sequence ATGTCCAGCGTGATCGAGCTCGGGCTGATCCCCGGTGACGCTCCCGAGCCGCCGGCACGCCCGCGGCGGCTGCGGGTGCCCCCGCGGACCGGGGTCGTGGTTGTCGCGGTCCTGTGCGCGCTCACGCTCACCGGATCGGCGCTGCCGCGTTCGCGGGCGCCGCTCCCGCTCTGGAGCATCCGCCTCGACGTCAGTGTCGCCAGCTCCTTCGCCGTGACGGGCGACGGCGTCTACGTCCTCACCGGTACGAGCCAGGGGCGCCGGCTCACCGCTTACGACCGGCGTACGGGTGTCTCCCGCTGGAGTGTTCCGGTGGCACGGCTCGCGAGCAGCTTCGGCCTGGTCCGGGCCGGGGTGATCCAGCTGGCGGTCGAGCCGGAACCGGCCGTCGAGTGGCAACAGGACGGCAGCCGGGTCAGCCGCACGACCGGGCGGAGGACCATCGGCATCGACGCGGCCACCGGACGGCAGCTCTGGATGCTTCCCGGTGATCTCTCCTTCACCCGGGACGGACTGGCCGTCGCCGCCGACTGGGACGAAACGGGTTCCGTCCTGCTGTCCTTGCGCATCGTCGACGTCCGGAGCGGTGCCACGGTTTGGACCCACCCGGCCCGAGGTCTGAGTTCCTGGGGGCTCTCCGACACGATCGCCGCCAGCCGCGTGGTTACCGCAGCGCCCGACGGCCGGGTCGAGGTCCGCGACCTCGCCGACGGCCGGCTGGTGACGTCACGCGTGCTGCCACAGCTCACGCGGACCGGGCCGGACGACGCTCCGGCCGACCTCGGCGTCGCCGGCGATCTGGTCCTGCTCAAGGAGCAGGAGGCCCTCACCGCGCACGACGCGACGACGTTGCGCGAGCGGTGGCGCCTCGGCACCGAACGGTTCCAGGGCTCCTACGGCTGTGCGCCGATCCTGTGTGTCACCAGCGATTCGGGGACTGCCGGCGTCGACCCGGCCACCGGGAGGCAGCTCTGGCGGCGTCCGGGCAGCGGCCTGTCGATCGACCTGGGTGCCGGCGTCGTCCTGGACCAGGGCAACGACGGAAGCCGGTCGGCGCTGATCGACACCGCCACCGGGCGCACCCTCGTCGACCTGGGCTCGGGCGGCGTGGCGTGGAACGACGGCGAGGCCGTCGAACCGTTGCCCGTGCTGCTGCCGACCCGCGACCCGGCGGGGCGCACCGCGGCCGGCCGGCTGGACCAGCGCACGGGCCGGGTCACCTGGCTGGGCACGATCGACCCGGTGGGCAGTTTCGCCTGCCGATCGGCGGGCGCCATCATGGCCTGTGTGACCGGCTTCGAGCTGACGGTCATCGACCTCGCACCCTAG
- a CDS encoding HAMP domain-containing sensor histidine kinase, which yields MRRFLGTLSGRTVLVTAATAVVAVIITALVALPIAVRSANNAAREDLIEKSALAVELLTTERQVARERIVSRLRADGVDVYLIRRGTVDRAGLPDRVVTDVAGGTIVDTRGLVGERSVLIVGRPLRGNNSGVVLTRDTASGTAARVLGGVWVALLAGLVGGVLAGALLARFIARPLRQAAVAAGRLTAGDRSVRLVVRPPEEVAEIASALNQLGAALQISEGRERDFLLSVSHELRTPLATIRGYAEALTDGVIEADGVSRAGETMVAEADRLDRLISDLLVLSRLEAADLPVDIVAVDLVELVRAAAEAWAPRCAPDGPRLLTELNSGPVLVDTDAGRIRQVVDGLCENALRVVPAGAPLVLAVRAGERGGVVEIRDGGPGFTDEDLAVAFQRGALHQRYRGIRRTGSGLGLALAARLVTRLGGAISAGHAPEGGAMFTVTLPYTTRT from the coding sequence ATGCGTAGGTTCCTCGGCACCCTGTCCGGGCGGACGGTGCTGGTCACGGCGGCCACCGCGGTCGTTGCCGTGATCATCACCGCGCTCGTGGCCCTCCCGATCGCCGTGCGGTCCGCCAACAACGCCGCCCGCGAGGACCTGATCGAAAAATCGGCGCTCGCTGTCGAGCTCCTCACCACCGAGCGCCAGGTCGCCCGCGAACGCATCGTCTCGCGCCTGCGCGCCGACGGCGTCGACGTCTACCTGATCCGGCGCGGCACCGTCGACCGGGCCGGGCTGCCGGACCGGGTGGTGACCGACGTCGCGGGCGGCACGATCGTCGACACCCGCGGCCTGGTCGGGGAGCGGTCCGTCCTGATCGTCGGGCGCCCGTTGCGCGGCAACAACAGCGGCGTGGTGCTGACCCGCGACACGGCGTCCGGCACGGCCGCCCGGGTCCTCGGCGGGGTGTGGGTCGCGCTGCTGGCCGGCCTGGTCGGCGGGGTCCTGGCCGGAGCGCTGCTGGCCCGGTTCATCGCCCGGCCGCTGCGGCAGGCCGCCGTCGCCGCGGGCCGACTCACCGCCGGTGACCGCTCGGTCCGGCTGGTGGTCCGCCCGCCCGAGGAGGTGGCCGAGATCGCCTCCGCCCTCAACCAGCTCGGCGCGGCGCTGCAGATCAGTGAAGGCCGCGAACGCGACTTCCTGCTTTCTGTCTCCCACGAGCTGCGTACGCCTCTGGCCACGATCCGGGGGTACGCGGAAGCCCTGACCGACGGGGTGATCGAAGCCGACGGTGTGTCCCGCGCGGGGGAGACCATGGTCGCGGAGGCCGACCGGCTGGACCGCCTCATCTCCGACCTGCTGGTGCTCTCCCGGCTCGAAGCGGCGGATCTGCCGGTCGACATCGTGGCGGTGGACCTGGTCGAGCTGGTCCGGGCGGCCGCCGAGGCCTGGGCGCCGAGGTGTGCGCCGGACGGCCCGCGGCTGCTGACCGAGCTGAACTCCGGGCCGGTGCTCGTCGACACGGACGCCGGTCGCATCCGGCAGGTCGTCGACGGGCTCTGCGAGAACGCCCTGCGGGTCGTGCCGGCCGGTGCGCCGCTGGTCCTCGCGGTGCGGGCCGGTGAGCGCGGCGGTGTGGTCGAGATCCGCGACGGCGGCCCGGGCTTCACCGACGAGGACCTGGCGGTGGCTTTCCAGCGCGGCGCCCTGCACCAGCGGTACAGGGGGATCCGCCGGACGGGCAGCGGTCTCGGCCTGGCCCTGGCGGCGCGGCTGGTCACCCGGCTCGGAGGTGCCATCAGCGCGGGCCACGCCCCGGAGGGCGGCGCGATGTTCACGGTGACACTTCCTTACACAACCCGAACGTGA
- a CDS encoding response regulator transcription factor, with the protein MSDKGLILLVEDERPIADLVRLYLTRDGFGVHVEHDGTAGLAAARRLRPVACVLDIALPGLEGTEICRRLREDGDWTPVVFLTARDDEVDRILGLELGGDDYLTKPFSPRELVARVRALLRRASGPPDGGRVRTLGPLQLDPGRRLATVDGSPLALTPTEFDLLGHLLARPGQVFTREQLLASVWGYAAHAGTRTVDVHVAQVRAKLGPAAGLIRTVRGVGYTADA; encoded by the coding sequence GTGAGCGACAAAGGTCTGATTCTGCTCGTCGAGGACGAGCGGCCCATCGCGGACCTGGTCCGGCTCTACCTGACCCGGGACGGCTTCGGTGTGCACGTCGAGCACGACGGCACGGCCGGGCTGGCGGCGGCGCGGCGGCTGCGACCGGTCGCGTGTGTGCTCGACATCGCGCTGCCGGGTCTGGAGGGCACCGAGATCTGCCGACGGCTGCGGGAGGACGGCGACTGGACACCGGTCGTGTTCCTCACCGCCCGCGACGACGAGGTCGACCGGATCCTCGGGCTCGAGCTCGGCGGCGACGACTACCTGACCAAGCCGTTCAGCCCGCGGGAGCTCGTGGCGCGGGTGCGGGCGCTGCTGAGGCGTGCCTCGGGTCCTCCCGACGGCGGGCGGGTCCGGACCCTCGGGCCGCTGCAGCTCGACCCCGGCCGGCGCCTGGCCACGGTGGACGGCTCACCCCTGGCGCTGACCCCGACGGAGTTCGACCTGCTCGGTCACCTGCTCGCCCGCCCGGGACAGGTCTTCACCCGCGAGCAGCTGCTGGCCAGTGTCTGGGGCTACGCGGCGCACGCCGGCACACGGACGGTCGACGTGCACGTGGCCCAGGTCCGCGCCAAGCTGGGCCCGGCCGCGGGCCTGATCCGCACCGTGCGCGGCGTCGGTTACACCGCCGATGCGTAG
- a CDS encoding YciI family protein codes for MKYMLMMFGDGATMMQSHTQEWFGEMIAFMESFNADLQKSGEFLVAEGLADPSSAKTVSLVDGQVVVTDGPFAEAKESLAGFWILDVADEKRAIERAGEVVVWAERVELREVPAGPPEL; via the coding sequence ATGAAGTACATGCTGATGATGTTCGGCGACGGCGCCACCATGATGCAGAGCCACACTCAGGAGTGGTTCGGCGAGATGATCGCGTTCATGGAGTCGTTCAACGCCGACCTGCAGAAATCCGGCGAGTTCCTCGTGGCCGAGGGCCTGGCCGACCCGTCCTCGGCCAAGACGGTCAGCCTCGTGGACGGTCAGGTGGTGGTCACCGACGGGCCGTTCGCGGAGGCCAAGGAGTCCCTCGCCGGATTCTGGATCCTCGATGTCGCCGACGAGAAGCGCGCGATCGAGCGGGCCGGCGAGGTTGTCGTCTGGGCCGAGCGGGTCGAGCTGCGCGAGGTTCCCGCGGGCCCGCCCGAGCTGTGA
- a CDS encoding discoidin domain-containing protein — translation MIPVTVLAVVAAYLGVVQLTAHAADSLLSQGRTATASSQEGADVAAANAVDGNAGTRWSSVFADPQWLQVDLGATATINQVVLQWEGAYGKAYKIQTSANGTTWTDVYSTTIGAGGTETLAVTGSGRYVRMYGTARASGYGYSLYEFKVYGSTGATPPPAECGTSNAAQGRTATASSQEGADVSAAKAVDGDAGSRWSSVFADPQWLQVDLGSSQTICQVVLQWEGAYGKAYKIQTSANGTTWTDVYSTTTGAGGTETLTVSGTGRYVRMSGTVRGSGYGYSLYEFKVFTGGGGTPPTDPTTPPPIPGNFTTVWTDDFTGGANTSPNSANWLLRTGTQYPGGAANWGTGEVETASDSTANVYLDGAGKLNIKAIRDGAGKWTSGRIETQRTDFEPLAGQQTKFTAVLKQPDVANAAGYWPGFRATGAAYRGNYTNWPGVGETDIMTDVNGRSQLSQTLHCGTAPDGPCAEYNGRQSGLASCTGCQTGFHEYTQIVDRTRTDEEIRFYLDGRQTWVVRQSQVGVTAWNAAVHHGFFLRFDLAIGGSLPNAIAGFTTPTPETTSGGVLSVDSVTVARATGTTPAAMTDPATPSGPSTVRVTGSQGNWQLTVNGSPYEVKGITYGPPQAAADGYMRDLKNMGVNTIRLWGVDDTNTPVLLDRAAQQGIKVVVGHWLNQGADYVNDTAYKTNTKNEIVARVNALKGKQGVLMWDVGNEVILTMQDHGLSAAEVEARRVAYAKYVNELAVAIHAADPNHPVTSTDAYTGAWKYYKADSPALDLLAVNSYGAIGGVKQDWISGGYTKPYILTEGGPDGEWEVPNDVNGVPTEPTDLQKRAGYTASWNAIKSHPGVALGATEFHYGLENDFGGVWLNTFTGGWRRLGYHALKQAYTGQASANTPPEINSMSVSNQTAVPAGGTFTINAGVSDPNGDLIRYNLMYSNKHITGGTGLTNVVFTDNGNGSFTAKAPEQLGVWKVYVYAFDGQGNVGIDQRSFKVVPPTIPGTNLSQGKTVTASSYQPTGTNGPQLPAYAVDGNYSTRWASEWVDTAWVQVDLGSVQSFNRVLLAWEAAYAKGYTVQVSDNGSTWTTVHTATAGNGGFDDLAISGTGRYVRVNGTARATDYGYSLWELGVYRS, via the coding sequence TTGATCCCCGTCACCGTGCTCGCCGTCGTCGCCGCCTATCTCGGCGTCGTGCAGCTCACCGCGCACGCCGCCGATTCGTTGCTGTCGCAGGGCAGGACAGCCACCGCCTCGTCGCAGGAGGGCGCCGACGTCGCGGCCGCCAACGCGGTCGACGGCAACGCCGGCACCCGCTGGTCCAGCGTCTTCGCCGACCCGCAGTGGCTGCAGGTCGACCTCGGCGCGACCGCCACCATCAACCAGGTCGTGCTGCAGTGGGAGGGCGCGTACGGCAAGGCGTACAAGATCCAGACCAGTGCGAACGGCACCACCTGGACCGACGTCTACTCGACCACCATCGGCGCGGGCGGCACGGAAACGCTGGCCGTGACCGGAAGCGGCCGGTACGTCCGGATGTACGGCACCGCGCGGGCGAGCGGCTACGGCTACTCGCTCTACGAGTTCAAGGTCTACGGCTCGACCGGCGCCACACCTCCGCCGGCCGAATGCGGCACCAGCAACGCCGCGCAGGGCAGGACCGCCACCGCGTCCTCTCAGGAGGGTGCGGACGTCTCGGCCGCGAAGGCCGTCGACGGTGACGCGGGATCACGCTGGTCCAGCGTCTTCGCCGACCCGCAGTGGCTGCAGGTCGACCTCGGCTCCAGCCAGACGATCTGCCAGGTCGTGCTGCAGTGGGAAGGCGCGTACGGCAAGGCGTACAAGATCCAGACCAGTGCGAACGGCACCACCTGGACCGACGTCTACTCCACGACCACGGGCGCCGGCGGCACCGAGACGCTGACCGTCAGCGGCACCGGCCGCTACGTGCGCATGTCCGGCACCGTGCGCGGCAGCGGCTACGGCTACTCGCTCTACGAGTTCAAGGTCTTCACCGGTGGTGGTGGCACCCCGCCGACCGACCCGACCACCCCGCCGCCGATCCCGGGCAACTTCACGACGGTCTGGACCGACGACTTCACCGGCGGCGCCAACACCTCACCGAACTCCGCGAACTGGCTGCTGCGCACCGGCACCCAGTACCCCGGCGGCGCCGCCAACTGGGGCACCGGTGAGGTCGAGACCGCGAGCGACTCCACCGCGAACGTCTACCTCGACGGCGCCGGCAAGCTCAACATCAAGGCGATCCGGGACGGCGCGGGCAAGTGGACCTCCGGCCGGATCGAGACGCAGCGCACCGACTTCGAGCCGCTCGCCGGACAGCAGACGAAGTTCACCGCCGTCCTCAAGCAGCCCGACGTCGCCAACGCCGCGGGGTACTGGCCCGGCTTCCGCGCGACCGGCGCGGCCTACCGCGGCAACTACACCAACTGGCCCGGTGTCGGCGAGACCGACATCATGACCGACGTCAACGGCCGCAGCCAGCTGTCGCAGACCCTGCACTGCGGCACCGCGCCCGACGGGCCGTGCGCCGAGTACAACGGGCGGCAGAGCGGGCTGGCCAGCTGCACCGGCTGCCAGACCGGATTCCACGAGTACACCCAGATCGTCGACCGGACCAGGACCGACGAGGAGATCCGCTTCTACCTCGACGGCCGGCAGACGTGGGTCGTGCGGCAGTCGCAGGTCGGGGTCACCGCGTGGAACGCCGCCGTGCACCACGGCTTCTTCCTCCGCTTCGACCTGGCCATCGGCGGCTCGCTGCCGAACGCCATCGCCGGTTTCACCACCCCCACCCCGGAGACCACCTCCGGCGGGGTGCTCAGCGTCGACTCCGTGACGGTCGCCCGCGCCACCGGCACCACGCCGGCCGCTATGACCGACCCGGCCACACCGTCCGGACCGTCGACCGTGCGGGTCACCGGCTCCCAGGGCAACTGGCAGCTCACCGTCAACGGCTCCCCGTACGAGGTCAAGGGCATCACGTACGGCCCGCCGCAGGCCGCCGCCGACGGGTACATGCGCGACCTGAAGAACATGGGCGTCAACACGATCCGCCTCTGGGGTGTCGACGACACCAACACCCCGGTGCTGCTCGACCGCGCCGCCCAGCAGGGCATCAAGGTCGTCGTCGGGCACTGGCTCAACCAGGGCGCGGACTACGTGAACGACACCGCGTACAAGACCAACACGAAGAACGAGATCGTGGCCCGGGTCAACGCGCTCAAGGGCAAGCAGGGCGTCCTGATGTGGGACGTCGGCAACGAGGTCATCCTCACGATGCAGGACCACGGGCTCTCCGCCGCCGAGGTCGAGGCGCGGCGGGTCGCGTACGCGAAGTACGTCAACGAATTGGCCGTCGCGATCCACGCCGCGGACCCGAACCACCCGGTCACCTCGACGGACGCGTACACCGGGGCGTGGAAGTACTACAAGGCCGACTCGCCCGCGCTGGACCTGCTGGCCGTGAACTCGTACGGCGCGATCGGCGGCGTCAAGCAGGACTGGATCAGCGGCGGTTACACCAAGCCGTACATCCTGACCGAGGGTGGCCCGGACGGCGAGTGGGAGGTGCCCAACGACGTCAACGGGGTGCCGACCGAGCCGACCGACCTGCAGAAACGCGCCGGGTACACCGCGAGCTGGAACGCCATCAAGTCGCACCCGGGTGTGGCGCTCGGCGCGACCGAGTTCCACTACGGTCTCGAGAACGACTTCGGCGGCGTGTGGCTCAACACCTTCACCGGCGGCTGGCGCCGGCTCGGGTACCACGCGCTGAAGCAGGCGTACACCGGGCAGGCCTCGGCGAACACCCCGCCGGAGATCAACTCGATGTCGGTGAGCAACCAGACCGCCGTACCGGCGGGCGGGACGTTCACCATCAACGCCGGTGTCAGCGACCCGAACGGTGACCTGATCCGCTACAACCTGATGTACAGCAACAAGCACATCACCGGCGGGACCGGCCTCACCAACGTCGTCTTCACCGACAACGGCAACGGCTCGTTCACCGCGAAGGCCCCCGAACAGCTCGGGGTCTGGAAGGTCTACGTCTACGCCTTCGACGGGCAGGGCAACGTCGGCATCGACCAGCGCTCGTTCAAGGTGGTTCCGCCGACGATCCCCGGCACGAACCTGTCGCAGGGCAAGACCGTCACCGCGTCGTCCTACCAGCCGACCGGCACGAACGGACCACAGCTGCCCGCGTACGCCGTGGACGGCAACTACAGCACCCGCTGGGCCAGCGAATGGGTCGACACCGCCTGGGTGCAGGTCGACCTGGGCTCGGTGCAGTCGTTCAACCGGGTGCTGCTGGCCTGGGAAGCCGCGTACGCCAAGGGGTACACGGTCCAGGTCTCCGACAACGGCAGCACCTGGACCACCGTCCACACCGCGACGGCCGGCAACGGCGGCTTCGACGACCTGGCGATCTCCGGCACCGGCCGGTACGTCCGGGTCAACGGCACCGCCCGCGCCACCGATTACGGCTACTCCCTGTGGGAGCTCGGCGTCTACCGCAGCTGA
- a CDS encoding RNA polymerase sigma factor, whose protein sequence is MTTDDPRIEGLLRELAPQALGFLVRRYGQFDAAEDAVQEALLSAALKWPVEGLPDNPRSWLITVAGRRLVDEWRSESARRAREENVALLEPSGPAAAPEEDDTLTLLFLCCHPSLSGPSQLALTLRAVGGLSTAEIARAFLVPEATMAQRISRAKQRIRASGLGFTAPPEGERAERLRVVRQVLYLVFNEGYTTSAGAQLHRADLTAEAIRLTRMLHRLVPGDGETAGLLALMLLTDARRAARTDAHGALVPLDEQDRTLWNTAFITEGVALVSGTLGRGPIGAYQLQAAIAALHDEATTAAATDWPQILALYDVLERVSPGPVVTLNRAVAVARARGPLAGLAVLAELDSDERMAANHRLESVRAHLLELAGDTAAAHACYLRAAEMTASLPEQRYLTLRAAALATRTTSEH, encoded by the coding sequence GTGACGACGGACGACCCCCGGATCGAGGGCCTGCTGCGCGAGCTGGCGCCGCAGGCCCTCGGGTTCCTCGTCCGCCGGTACGGGCAGTTCGACGCGGCCGAGGACGCGGTGCAGGAAGCGCTGCTCTCCGCCGCGCTCAAGTGGCCCGTCGAAGGGCTGCCGGACAACCCGCGTTCCTGGCTCATCACGGTGGCCGGGCGGCGCCTGGTCGACGAGTGGCGCAGCGAGAGCGCACGCCGGGCCCGCGAGGAGAACGTCGCGCTGCTCGAACCGTCCGGACCGGCCGCCGCGCCGGAGGAGGACGACACCCTCACCCTGCTGTTCCTGTGCTGCCATCCCTCGCTGTCCGGGCCCTCGCAGCTCGCGCTGACCCTGCGGGCGGTCGGTGGCCTCAGCACGGCCGAGATTGCCCGAGCCTTCCTCGTCCCCGAGGCCACGATGGCGCAGCGCATCAGCCGCGCCAAACAGCGGATCCGGGCCAGCGGGCTGGGTTTCACCGCACCACCCGAGGGTGAGCGCGCCGAGCGGCTGCGGGTGGTGCGGCAGGTGCTCTACCTCGTCTTCAACGAGGGCTACACGACCAGCGCCGGGGCGCAGCTGCACCGTGCCGACCTGACCGCCGAGGCGATCCGGCTGACCCGGATGCTGCACCGGCTGGTCCCCGGTGACGGCGAGACCGCCGGGCTGCTGGCGCTGATGCTGCTCACCGACGCGCGCCGGGCCGCCCGGACGGACGCCCACGGTGCGCTGGTCCCGCTCGACGAGCAGGACCGGACGTTGTGGAACACCGCCTTCATCACCGAGGGGGTGGCGCTGGTCTCGGGAACGCTCGGCCGTGGGCCGATCGGGGCGTACCAGTTGCAGGCCGCGATCGCCGCGCTGCACGACGAGGCCACGACCGCCGCGGCGACCGACTGGCCGCAGATCCTCGCGCTCTACGACGTGCTCGAACGCGTCTCACCCGGGCCGGTGGTCACGCTGAACCGCGCGGTCGCCGTGGCTCGCGCCCGGGGACCGCTGGCCGGTCTGGCCGTGCTCGCCGAGCTGGACAGCGACGAGCGGATGGCCGCCAACCACCGGCTCGAGTCGGTCCGGGCCCATCTGCTCGAGCTCGCCGGTGACACCGCGGCCGCGCACGCCTGTTACCTGCGGGCGGCGGAGATGACGGCCAGCCTGCCCGAGCAGCGCTATCTGACACTGCGGGCTGCCGCGCTCGCGACCCGTACAACATCCGAACATTGA
- a CDS encoding DUF5995 family protein: protein MTADSVWGPVQQDMADVLAGHPDDVPAVVDQLTKLQDVLLRVPPLLGSNPLADFNKLYLTITTSVLERLYAGRFADPAFLSRLDVEFAARYFDALRQWSDMSAGCPRAWSVLFHRIPGPDARPLPSAAAGVNAHINFDLPFALVTTFDHLGSDPCDGSDQHHDYLQINAIFAESIPGLRRGFLEKWQLIIDMMNGDLDDWWQGELVEYTRNVAWRNSQKLWAVRHDLKALGRERERLDCTAEAFGKLLMSPMGAVLQ, encoded by the coding sequence ATGACCGCCGACTCCGTCTGGGGGCCTGTGCAACAGGACATGGCCGATGTGCTGGCCGGACACCCCGACGACGTGCCGGCGGTGGTCGATCAGCTCACGAAGCTCCAGGACGTGCTGCTCCGGGTGCCACCCCTGCTCGGCAGCAACCCGCTCGCCGACTTCAACAAGCTCTACCTGACCATCACGACCAGCGTGCTCGAGCGCCTGTACGCGGGCCGGTTCGCCGACCCGGCGTTCCTGTCCCGGCTCGACGTCGAGTTCGCCGCCCGGTATTTCGACGCCCTGCGGCAGTGGTCCGACATGAGCGCCGGCTGCCCGCGCGCCTGGTCCGTGCTGTTCCACCGCATCCCGGGGCCGGACGCCCGGCCGCTGCCGTCGGCTGCCGCCGGGGTCAACGCCCACATCAACTTCGACCTGCCGTTCGCCCTGGTCACGACGTTCGACCACCTCGGGTCGGACCCGTGCGACGGCAGCGACCAGCACCACGACTACCTGCAGATCAACGCCATCTTCGCCGAGTCGATCCCGGGTCTGCGCCGCGGCTTCCTGGAGAAGTGGCAGCTGATCATCGACATGATGAACGGCGACCTGGACGACTGGTGGCAGGGCGAGCTCGTCGAATACACCCGCAACGTCGCCTGGCGCAATTCCCAGAAGCTCTGGGCCGTACGCCACGACCTGAAGGCCCTGGGCCGCGAGCGGGAGCGGCTGGACTGCACCGCGGAGGCCTTCGGCAAGCTGCTGATGTCGCCGATGGGTGCGGTCCTGCAGTAA